The following proteins are encoded in a genomic region of Sulfurovum indicum:
- a CDS encoding MOSC domain-containing protein, which produces MKEVGKIHALFISQKGIEYPVARQSVLVDPKGISEDKHYNTAPERTVLITSLESYHIVKEQLGTSMPHGYLGENLLIDYNPYHLPLGTQLQVGTATLEITQNCTLCNHLAKLNKHIPKLLKDDRGIFAKVVKEGEIKTGDSIRIL; this is translated from the coding sequence ATGAAAGAGGTCGGGAAGATACATGCCCTTTTCATTTCCCAGAAAGGCATAGAATACCCTGTTGCCAGACAGAGTGTTCTTGTTGATCCTAAAGGGATCAGCGAAGACAAGCATTATAATACGGCTCCGGAACGTACAGTACTCATTACCTCCCTTGAGAGTTACCATATAGTCAAGGAGCAGCTTGGTACCAGCATGCCTCACGGGTACCTGGGGGAGAATCTCCTCATAGACTACAACCCGTATCATCTGCCCCTTGGCACACAACTGCAGGTAGGTACTGCAACTTTGGAGATCACCCAGAACTGTACTCTCTGCAACCACTTGGCAAAACTTAACAAACACATCCCGAAACTTCTAAAGGATGACAGAGGTATCTTTGCAAAAGTAGTCAAAGAGGGAGAGATCAAAACCGGGGATTCTATCCGTATTCTCTAA
- the soxZ gene encoding thiosulfate oxidation carrier complex protein SoxZ — protein sequence MGNMKIKAKEKNGVIGVKVMAKHDMLTYDQAKKKGKEANFITHISAKVGDKVVYDVSTSQFWSKNPQWKFKFKGQKGGKIEITWTDLSGKTVTESKKIK from the coding sequence ATGGGTAATATGAAAATCAAAGCAAAAGAAAAAAATGGTGTTATTGGCGTAAAAGTAATGGCTAAACATGACATGCTTACTTACGACCAGGCAAAGAAAAAAGGGAAAGAAGCAAACTTTATTACGCACATTTCTGCAAAAGTGGGTGATAAAGTAGTATATGATGTCTCTACAAGTCAATTCTGGTCCAAGAACCCGCAGTGGAAATTCAAGTTTAAAGGACAGAAAGGCGGAAAGATCGAGATTACATGGACAGATCTTTCGGGAAAAACTGTGACAGAGAGCAAGAAGATAAAGTAA
- the rpsT gene encoding 30S ribosomal protein S20, with the protein MAHHKSAKKRILQTAKRTERNRYYRTRIKNIVKAVHEAVAAADKEAAAEAFKIANKQIHSLVSKGFIKKQTAARKVSRLHKMVNNIEAA; encoded by the coding sequence ATGGCACACCACAAGTCAGCAAAAAAGCGTATTTTGCAAACGGCGAAGAGAACAGAAAGAAACAGATACTATAGAACACGTATCAAAAATATCGTAAAAGCGGTTCATGAAGCAGTAGCAGCAGCAGACAAAGAAGCTGCCGCTGAAGCATTCAAGATCGCAAACAAGCAGATCCACTCACTTGTAAGCAAAGGTTTCATCAAGAAACAGACTGCTGCAAGAAAAGTAAGCCGTCTTCACAAGATGGTAAACAATATCGAAGCTGCATAA
- the glmM gene encoding phosphoglucosamine mutase: MTLFGTDGVRGEAGKKVSAINTMRLAMATGIYFKQFAKTNKILVGKDTRRSGYMIENALVSGLTAVGFDVIQIGPMPTPAIAFLTENMRCDAGIMISASHNPYYDNGIKFFDSEGNKLNREEEEKIETIYRNEESLEAAQVTGKEIGKSKRIDDVIGRYIVHIKNSFPKSLTLAGMRIVIDCANGAGYIVGPTILQELGAEVVVIGDEPDGFNINEGCGAMYPENLAKVVLDKRADLGIALDGDADRLVLVDEKGEVVDGDKLMAVLAVYMKEQGTLRGDGMVATVMSNQGMEEYLASYGLKLYRSAVGDKNVVKLMQEKGINFGGEQSGHIIFSDYAKTGDGISSALQALAYLVTTGQKASEAFNPYESYPQMLVNLLVEEKRPFEEIDGLENLKMEIESKGIRHLFRYSGTENKVRLLLEGKDAKVLEEMMEKSVAFFKGVLI, translated from the coding sequence GTGACTCTTTTTGGAACAGATGGTGTACGGGGGGAAGCGGGGAAAAAGGTAAGTGCGATCAATACGATGCGTCTGGCAATGGCAACGGGGATCTACTTCAAACAGTTTGCAAAGACTAACAAGATACTGGTAGGGAAAGATACACGCCGCAGCGGCTATATGATAGAGAATGCATTGGTATCGGGTTTGACGGCAGTAGGCTTTGATGTGATCCAGATCGGTCCTATGCCGACACCTGCTATCGCATTTTTGACAGAGAATATGCGTTGTGATGCAGGGATCATGATCTCTGCCAGTCATAATCCTTACTACGATAACGGTATCAAGTTCTTCGACAGCGAAGGGAATAAGCTTAACCGTGAAGAGGAAGAGAAGATCGAGACGATCTATAGAAATGAAGAATCACTTGAAGCGGCACAAGTGACGGGAAAGGAGATTGGAAAATCCAAGCGTATTGATGATGTCATCGGGCGCTATATCGTCCATATAAAGAACTCCTTTCCCAAGTCCCTGACTTTAGCAGGAATGCGTATAGTGATCGATTGTGCCAATGGTGCGGGGTATATTGTCGGTCCGACCATATTGCAAGAGCTTGGTGCGGAAGTTGTGGTTATCGGTGATGAACCGGACGGCTTCAATATCAATGAAGGGTGTGGTGCGATGTATCCGGAGAATCTGGCCAAAGTTGTGCTGGATAAACGTGCTGACCTGGGGATCGCACTGGATGGTGATGCAGACAGACTTGTGCTGGTGGATGAGAAGGGTGAAGTAGTCGATGGCGACAAGCTGATGGCGGTACTTGCTGTGTATATGAAAGAGCAGGGAACACTCAGGGGAGACGGTATGGTGGCTACAGTGATGAGCAATCAGGGGATGGAAGAGTATCTTGCCTCATATGGGCTTAAGCTCTACCGCTCTGCTGTTGGTGACAAGAATGTTGTGAAGCTGATGCAGGAAAAGGGTATCAATTTCGGTGGAGAGCAGAGCGGGCATATTATCTTCAGTGATTATGCAAAGACAGGAGACGGGATATCAAGTGCGCTTCAGGCACTGGCTTACCTGGTAACCACCGGACAAAAAGCGAGTGAAGCCTTCAACCCCTATGAGTCGTACCCGCAAATGTTGGTGAACCTTTTGGTAGAAGAGAAGCGGCCGTTTGAGGAGATAGATGGACTAGAAAACCTCAAAATGGAGATCGAATCAAAAGGGATCCGGCATCTCTTCCGCTATTCAGGGACAGAGAACAAGGTCCGTCTGTTGCTTGAGGGAAAAGATGCGAAGGTACTCGAAGAGATGATGGAGAAGAGTGTAGCCTTCTTTAAAGGTGTACTCATTTAA
- a CDS encoding thiosulfate oxidation carrier protein SoxY yields the protein MNRRNFIGFGVLAMATLPATLSALSTIDFRKTKPDAWTAHTVPDAIKALYGDIKPEESGVTVKAPKVASNGGAIPVTVKSDLVAKSVAVFQDANPEATVCVFSCDKDSIIDYMFKIKMKKSGTITAILEGADGKFYKGAMTLEVALGGCEG from the coding sequence ATGAACAGAAGAAATTTTATTGGTTTTGGTGTGTTGGCAATGGCAACATTGCCAGCAACTTTAAGTGCACTGAGCACGATCGACTTTAGAAAAACAAAGCCTGATGCCTGGACAGCACATACTGTACCTGATGCGATCAAAGCTTTGTATGGTGATATCAAGCCCGAAGAGAGCGGAGTAACAGTAAAAGCACCAAAGGTGGCAAGTAACGGAGGAGCAATCCCTGTAACAGTGAAGTCTGATCTTGTAGCGAAATCTGTAGCGGTATTCCAGGATGCAAACCCGGAAGCAACAGTATGTGTATTCTCATGTGACAAAGACTCTATCATTGACTATATGTTTAAGATCAAGATGAAAAAATCCGGTACGATCACAGCTATCCTCGAAGGTGCGGACGGTAAATTCTACAAGGGTGCTATGACTCTTGAAGTTGCACTTGGCGGATGTGAAGGTTAA
- the prfA gene encoding peptide chain release factor 1, translated as MFKEKLQPFIDRHNEISELLSSPDIASDINRMTELSKEQAGLNELVEKARRYIETAEAIEENKELLGDPELGDLAKEELSILEPVLPELEEEIKVLMIPKDKNDDKNIYLELRAGAGGDESALFVADMFKMYTRYAEQMGWRVEIVSSSEGTAGGYKELIAQIKGEGVYSKLKYEAGTHRVQRVPDTETQGRVHTSAITVAVIPEVDDVEVDIKPNEIKMDVYRSSGCGGQSVNTTDSAVRLTHIPTGIVVAIQDEKSQHKNRDKAMKVLKARVYEAELQKQLDETAGQRKLQVGSGDRSEKIRTYNYPQNRLTDHRIGLTLYALDDVMNNGNLQLVIDPLIAHAQAEAIQEAGL; from the coding sequence ATGTTCAAAGAAAAACTTCAACCTTTTATCGATAGACACAATGAGATCAGTGAACTGCTGAGTTCCCCGGATATTGCCAGTGATATCAACCGCATGACAGAATTAAGCAAAGAACAGGCGGGACTTAATGAACTGGTAGAGAAAGCCAGGCGCTACATTGAAACAGCAGAAGCCATAGAAGAGAACAAAGAGCTTCTGGGTGATCCCGAACTGGGAGACCTTGCCAAAGAGGAGCTCTCCATACTTGAACCTGTACTCCCGGAACTCGAAGAGGAGATCAAGGTGTTGATGATCCCCAAAGACAAGAATGATGACAAGAATATCTATCTTGAACTTCGTGCCGGAGCAGGAGGGGATGAAAGTGCCCTCTTTGTTGCAGATATGTTCAAAATGTACACACGCTATGCCGAACAGATGGGATGGAGGGTTGAGATCGTCAGCTCCAGTGAGGGGACAGCAGGTGGCTACAAAGAGCTTATTGCACAGATCAAAGGAGAAGGTGTCTACTCCAAGCTCAAGTATGAGGCGGGGACACACCGGGTACAACGTGTTCCGGATACAGAAACACAAGGGCGTGTCCATACCTCAGCGATCACTGTAGCCGTTATCCCGGAGGTGGATGATGTCGAGGTAGATATCAAACCAAACGAGATCAAAATGGATGTCTACCGCTCCAGCGGCTGTGGAGGACAATCGGTCAATACTACCGACTCGGCTGTACGTCTTACACACATCCCTACCGGTATTGTCGTCGCGATCCAGGATGAAAAGTCACAGCACAAAAACCGTGACAAGGCAATGAAAGTACTCAAAGCACGTGTTTATGAAGCAGAGCTTCAAAAACAGCTTGACGAAACAGCCGGGCAGCGTAAACTTCAGGTTGGATCAGGAGATCGCTCTGAAAAGATAAGAACCTACAACTACCCGCAGAACAGGCTCACTGATCATCGCATTGGACTTACCCTCTATGCTCTGGATGATGTCATGAACAACGGGAACCTGCAGCTGGTCATCGACCCGCTTATTGCCCATGCACAGGCAGAAGCCATCCAGGAAGCAGGACTGTAG
- a CDS encoding MBL fold metallo-hydrolase, with protein sequence MKRVTGSLIGVLLLMTGLNAFVLGKYGEFKFEKLHENIYVMHGPVTEPNKENEGFMNNPAVIEGKNGLIIVDPGGNYNIGEKVLSEIENVSKKPILAIFNTHKHGDHWFANKAIAEKYPKAVIYADEHMIAEAKAGEAEKWYNILDRMTGNLKGTKEFAYPTRALKMGDKIEVDSEIFVVRHPKTAHTDTDLLIEHVNSNTLFLGDNVMRGRFGAFDSTSSVFGNRKLLEEIMAEPEMKMYVPGHGQSGRRKETVEPYLAYLKVITEEIAKAYEDEVEPYEVADKVKARLEAYKAWDGIEHTLGRHLDKVYAEIEAMDE encoded by the coding sequence ATGAAAAGAGTAACAGGTAGTTTGATAGGGGTACTATTGTTGATGACAGGTCTGAATGCTTTTGTATTGGGAAAATACGGAGAGTTCAAATTTGAAAAACTGCATGAGAATATTTATGTCATGCATGGACCAGTTACTGAACCGAACAAAGAGAATGAAGGGTTTATGAACAACCCTGCGGTGATTGAAGGGAAGAACGGATTGATCATTGTTGATCCGGGAGGGAACTACAATATAGGGGAAAAAGTACTTTCAGAGATAGAGAATGTCAGCAAAAAACCGATCCTGGCGATCTTTAATACGCATAAGCACGGTGACCACTGGTTTGCCAACAAGGCAATTGCAGAGAAGTATCCCAAAGCGGTTATTTATGCAGATGAGCATATGATAGCCGAGGCCAAGGCAGGTGAGGCGGAGAAATGGTATAATATTTTGGATCGTATGACCGGGAATCTCAAAGGCACAAAGGAATTTGCCTATCCGACAAGAGCCTTGAAGATGGGTGACAAAATAGAAGTTGACAGTGAAATATTTGTAGTAAGACATCCCAAAACAGCACATACAGATACTGACCTGCTTATCGAACATGTCAACTCAAATACACTCTTTTTGGGAGACAATGTAATGAGGGGACGCTTTGGTGCTTTTGACAGTACCTCCAGTGTTTTTGGGAACAGAAAGCTGCTTGAGGAGATCATGGCCGAACCGGAAATGAAGATGTATGTACCGGGACACGGACAATCAGGCAGAAGAAAAGAGACGGTAGAACCATACCTTGCCTATTTGAAGGTGATCACAGAAGAGATAGCAAAAGCATATGAAGATGAAGTGGAACCTTATGAAGTTGCAGATAAAGTAAAGGCACGATTGGAAGCCTATAAAGCATGGGACGGTATAGAACATACGCTGGGACGCCATTTGGATAAAGTGTATGCAGAGATAGAGGCAATGGATGAATGA
- a CDS encoding c-type cytochrome has translation MFKSYRNVLLSAVVVAAASTTLFAGSDASRTYANGKKVIDGGVTYPVKKGKTSAYYVNEKAHKTSFNLGRAATPDEIKAWDIDVMPDGTGLPEGKGTVEEGDAVYEAKCASCHFDFGTGGAGYPALQKGNAYEGQKSLTNQRLTPDDDGPIRVFGTYWPQASTLWWYIKTGMPHPAPMTLTDDEVYALCAYIISINELMIDGEELDDEYELNREKFLKLVMPNKDGFEPKIDGKNGLENARKYFNDVSNYGNGTRCMKNCFKGEAKIARIQGAGISDYQPPLSNKKDLPAKKEGAGTEHPGKKAYEASCSVCHATDAMGAPAVGDKKAWAAVLKQGIDKVYDNAINGKGGMPPKGGTSLSDEKIKEIVDYMVGASK, from the coding sequence ATGTTCAAGTCTTATCGTAATGTATTGTTGTCGGCAGTTGTTGTAGCGGCTGCATCAACGACACTGTTTGCAGGAAGTGATGCGTCACGTACCTATGCGAATGGTAAAAAAGTTATCGATGGTGGTGTGACATATCCTGTGAAAAAAGGAAAGACATCAGCTTACTATGTAAATGAAAAGGCACATAAAACATCTTTTAATCTTGGAAGAGCAGCAACTCCTGATGAGATAAAAGCATGGGATATCGATGTAATGCCTGACGGTACCGGTCTTCCTGAAGGAAAAGGTACAGTTGAAGAAGGTGATGCAGTATATGAGGCAAAATGTGCCTCCTGTCACTTTGATTTCGGTACAGGCGGAGCAGGATATCCGGCACTTCAAAAAGGGAATGCCTATGAAGGACAAAAGAGTTTGACAAACCAGAGACTGACTCCGGATGATGATGGTCCGATCCGTGTATTCGGTACATACTGGCCGCAGGCTAGTACACTTTGGTGGTATATTAAAACCGGTATGCCTCACCCTGCACCAATGACTCTGACTGATGATGAAGTATATGCATTGTGTGCATATATTATCTCTATCAATGAATTGATGATTGATGGAGAAGAGCTTGATGATGAATATGAGCTCAACAGAGAGAAGTTCTTGAAACTTGTTATGCCAAATAAAGATGGTTTCGAGCCGAAGATTGACGGAAAGAACGGTCTTGAGAATGCACGTAAGTATTTCAACGATGTCAGCAATTACGGAAATGGAACACGCTGTATGAAAAACTGTTTCAAAGGTGAAGCAAAGATCGCAAGAATTCAGGGAGCAGGTATTAGTGACTATCAGCCACCTTTGTCTAACAAAAAAGACCTTCCTGCAAAAAAAGAGGGAGCAGGTACAGAACATCCTGGTAAAAAAGCATATGAAGCATCTTGTTCTGTATGCCATGCTACAGATGCAATGGGTGCACCTGCAGTCGGTGACAAAAAAGCCTGGGCAGCAGTGCTGAAGCAAGGTATCGACAAAGTTTACGATAATGCGATCAATGGTAAAGGCGGTATGCCTCCAAAAGGCGGTACATCACTTTCTGATGAGAAGATCAAAGAGATCGTAGACTATATGGTGGGTGCAAGCAAATAG
- the soxC gene encoding sulfite dehydrogenase, with protein MTKISKASEAETIQSGRRDFFRKSAAFSVSAMAAASVMAPVKIDAKEHKELKGDPAILEEKPWGTTFGYPVTHNLYGQPSPYEHNVTRRNTKLLSSGNWYASIAMCPIQDMQGVITPNGLFFSRCHGGTAEIDPNEHRLMIHGLVEKTLVLTMDELKRYPSVSRIHFIECPANGGPEWRNPQFPSIQFAKGMMSCAEWTGVYIKDILKDLGLKPNARWMLAEGADNSHMGRTVPIDKVLDDAMIVWGQNGEALRPEQGYPIRLLVPGWEGNLCVKWLCRLEFASEPYYAKEETAKYTALKKSGKAIQHFYANEVNSVITTPCPEKPWTDLKKGDIVEIEGLAWSGMGTIEGVDISFDGGKNWVEASLKGLVLPKAWTRFSYIYKYEGKPLLLSSRARDNAGHIQPTVKHEREVMGVESVYHRNGIHTWEVTAKGEVNNVQVLS; from the coding sequence ATGACTAAGATAAGTAAAGCTTCTGAAGCTGAAACCATTCAGTCCGGCAGAAGAGACTTTTTTAGAAAATCGGCGGCATTCTCGGTCAGTGCAATGGCGGCTGCAAGTGTAATGGCACCGGTGAAGATAGATGCAAAAGAGCATAAAGAGCTCAAAGGCGATCCAGCAATTTTGGAAGAGAAACCATGGGGAACAACATTCGGTTATCCTGTAACACATAACTTGTATGGGCAACCATCACCGTATGAGCATAATGTTACAAGAAGGAACACCAAACTCCTCTCTTCAGGTAACTGGTATGCATCGATCGCGATGTGTCCGATCCAGGATATGCAAGGGGTGATCACACCAAACGGTCTTTTCTTCAGCCGTTGCCACGGTGGTACAGCAGAGATCGACCCTAATGAACACAGGTTAATGATCCACGGTCTTGTTGAGAAGACATTGGTGCTTACCATGGATGAACTTAAGCGTTACCCGAGTGTAAGCAGAATCCACTTCATAGAGTGTCCGGCAAATGGTGGTCCGGAGTGGAGAAACCCGCAGTTCCCGTCTATTCAGTTCGCTAAAGGTATGATGAGCTGTGCAGAGTGGACCGGTGTCTATATCAAAGATATTCTTAAAGATCTTGGGTTGAAACCAAATGCAAGATGGATGCTTGCAGAGGGTGCAGACAACTCTCATATGGGGAGAACGGTACCGATCGACAAGGTACTTGATGATGCAATGATCGTTTGGGGACAAAACGGTGAAGCACTCAGACCAGAGCAGGGATATCCGATCAGACTGCTTGTACCGGGATGGGAAGGTAACTTGTGTGTGAAATGGCTGTGCCGTCTTGAGTTTGCTTCTGAGCCATACTATGCAAAAGAAGAGACAGCAAAATATACAGCACTTAAAAAATCAGGTAAAGCGATCCAGCACTTCTATGCAAACGAAGTGAACTCTGTCATTACCACACCGTGCCCTGAGAAGCCTTGGACGGATCTCAAAAAAGGCGATATTGTAGAGATTGAAGGTCTTGCATGGTCTGGTATGGGTACGATAGAAGGTGTTGATATCTCATTTGACGGTGGTAAGAATTGGGTAGAGGCCAGTTTGAAAGGTCTTGTATTGCCAAAAGCATGGACAAGATTCAGCTACATTTACAAGTATGAAGGAAAACCATTGCTGCTTTCGAGTCGTGCAAGAGACAATGCCGGACATATTCAGCCGACAGTCAAGCATGAGAGAGAAGTAATGGGTGTAGAATCAGTCTACCACAGAAACGGTATCCATACCTGGGAAGTAACAGCAAAAGGGGAGGTGAACAATGTTCAAGTCTTATCGTAA
- the lspA gene encoding signal peptidase II: MRAFSVFLLVAIGTFIIDQNIKALFLEGYFRPGTCIDLELHFNKGVAFSMFAFMGPYLKWIQAVLIAMILFYVLKEGYMKRYAFPVGLLIGGALGNLYDRFVHEGVVDYVAWHCGFNFAVFNFADVAIDLAVVWIIIMVYLFPEKTKTS; this comes from the coding sequence ATGCGCGCTTTTTCTGTTTTTTTGCTGGTGGCAATCGGTACTTTTATTATTGATCAAAATATCAAAGCACTCTTCCTGGAAGGGTATTTCCGCCCGGGAACGTGTATTGACCTGGAACTTCACTTCAATAAAGGGGTGGCCTTTTCGATGTTTGCATTTATGGGACCGTATTTGAAGTGGATCCAGGCAGTGTTGATCGCAATGATCCTCTTTTATGTCCTGAAGGAGGGATACATGAAGCGTTATGCTTTTCCTGTCGGCCTGTTGATAGGTGGAGCGCTGGGGAATCTCTATGACCGTTTCGTACATGAAGGGGTGGTTGATTATGTGGCTTGGCATTGCGGCTTTAATTTTGCCGTTTTCAATTTTGCAGATGTTGCGATCGACCTGGCAGTTGTCTGGATCATCATTATGGTTTATCTTTTCCCGGAAAAAACCAAAACATCATGA